The Phacochoerus africanus isolate WHEZ1 chromosome 15, ROS_Pafr_v1, whole genome shotgun sequence genome has a segment encoding these proteins:
- the LOC125115682 gene encoding translation initiation factor IF-2-like, which translates to MVRGPYTGPHAGRGQPGAGRAEETPERGGDARAPSEEALVGAAGGAPGRARGRRRTTKGRGGPPKPRSRREPGRAAPPPLPLLPKQSEAEGGERCPEGGGPGPGGGGAAEGYGLGAPPLPPRPPRRAGRGSERLPGHLAAAKRRGSMAAAGPRGAAAAERIGGQAHRGTAWRCRVGAEVRDGDSLPEVGRVGRKQNVRRLRDREGHVRSGRCAGLLSRGSGEGPAAVPARVRPSRGGSALRRGRVCLPLQGRPNLRSVLHSQTVGRMRVCPHLMQPRVTCECLQDGDCVLLHIKHLEHKHPMIFLYLRHLAHSRCSL; encoded by the coding sequence ATGGTGAGGGGCCCATACACCGGCCCGCACGCCGGGCGGGGACAGCCGGGAGCCGGGCGCGCCGAGGAGACGCCGGAGCGCGGCGGGGACGCGCGGGCGCCGAGCGAGGAGGCGCTGGTTGGCGCGGCCGGGGGGGCGCCCGGGCGAgcgagggggagaaggaggacgACGAAGGGGCGGGGAGGCCCGCCGAAACCGAGGAGCCGCCGGGAGCCGGGCCGGGCCGCGCCGCCGCCGTTGCCGTTGCTACCAAAACAGTCTGAGGCGGAGGGAGGTGAGCGCTGCCCGGAGGGaggggggccggggccgggcgggggaggggcggcggAGGGATACGGTCTTGGAGCCCCGCCGCTgccgccccgcccgccccgccgcgCCGGCCGCGGGAGCGAGCGCCTCCCGGGCCACCTGGCCGCGGCGAAGCGACGAGGTTCGATGGCCGCTGCGGGGCCCCGAGGAGCTGCGGCCGCCGAGCGCATCGGGGGCCAGGCACACAGAGGTACCGCGTGGCGATGCCGGGTGGGCGCGGAGGTGCGGGATGGGGACTCTTTACCGGAAGTCGGAAGGGTCGGACGGAAGCAGAACGTGAGGCGGCTCCGGGACCGGGAGGGACACGTGAGGAGCGGGCGCTGCGCTGGGCTGCTTTCGCGGGGGTCGGGCGAGGGCCCGGCTGCCGTCCCTGCCCGGGTCCGCCCTTCTCGAGGCGGGTCTGCCCTTCGGAGAGGGCGTGTCTGTCTTCCCCTGCAGGGCCGGCCTAATCTCCGAAGTGTTCTGCATTCTCAGACTGTTGGGAGAATGCGTGTTTGCCCCCACCTGATGCAACCTCGAGTGACCTGCGAGTGTCTTCAGGACGGAGACTGTGTCTTGCTACATATAAAGCACCTAGAACACAAGCATCCCATGATTTTTTTGTATCTCcggcacctggcacacagtaggtgttcgcTGTGA